The Tubulanus polymorphus chromosome 1, tnTubPoly1.2, whole genome shotgun sequence genome contains a region encoding:
- the LOC141915529 gene encoding uncharacterized protein LOC141915529: MFYENIPVISVNKPFQTYYKNAEIPRYLDNFMRTGLNTEERSEFESLLKDFMMLAKENNLTFMISDGSLLGAYRHHGMIPWDDDFDIMFPKLQRGKILELFKGKYRNSNLSLWSSNIVDMQWKIFRAGKPFIGESTKWSYPFIDMFHYSEFKGIIRCKQFQFKSADIFPLAKVPFMGSWLPAPGKWGKYLNIVYGKNLMTKCSNLWYLHRIEKHNSDELVTVSCENLQRFVPFVSRSCSSTGVITETLKIGNKRLHVWSYTAGIDGAPVDSCTLYP, translated from the coding sequence ATGTTCTATGAAAACATACCCGTCATCAGTGTGAACAAACCGTTCCAGACATATTACAAAAATGCAGAAATTCCGAGATATTTAGACAATTTTATGCGAACGGGATTGAATACGGAGGAAAGATCAGAATTTGAATCGTTGTTAAAAGATTTTATGATGTTAGCgaaagaaaataatttaacGTTTATGATATCTGACGGTTCGCTGTTAGGGGCGTATAGACATCACGGTATGATTCCCTGGGACGACGATTTCGATATCATGTTTCCAAAACTGCAACGCGGTAAAATATTAGAACTGTTTAAaggaaaatatagaaattcgaATCTTTCGTTGTGGAGCTCGAATATCGTTGATATGCAATGGAAGATTTTCCGCGCGGGAAAACCGTTTATTGGAGAGTCGACAAAATGGTCTTATCCGTTTATagatatgtttcattacaGCGAATTTAAAGGTATCATCAGGTGtaaacaatttcaattcaaatctgcAGATATTTTTCCGCTCGCTAAAGTTCCATTTATGGGATCGTGGCTTCCGGCGCCAGGAAAATGGGGCAAATACTTGAATATCGTTTATGGAAAAAACCTGATGACGAAGTGTTCAAATTTGTGGTATCTGCATCGAATTGAAAAACACAACTCTGATGAATTAGTGACTGTATCGTGTGAAAATTTGCAGAGATTTGTTCCGTTCGTGAGTAGGTCGTGTTCATCGACTGGTGTAATTACCGAGACATTAAAAATCGGTAACAAACGTTTACATGTGTGGAGCTATACAGCTGGAATCGACGGAGCTCCAGTTGATTCCTGTACTTTATATCCGTAA
- the LOC141898153 gene encoding glycine receptor subunit alpha-2-like: protein METINILLVVLVTTALFGCCLSQAIFDDLMENYDKLQSPHKDRSTNVQIGIYINSFYAINEQTMDYTLNLYLRRSWVDPRLKFTPRDGKDMIKLPHSALEKIWTPDTFFRNEKSGKWHDITVPNVLLRLYSDGKIWYAVKLTVTLSCAMRLQKFPFDTQTCPVLIESFGHTMDTYQMVWMDKPVSKDESLQFPQFSLVRIDHLDCSQNYTTGAYPCLQINFQLRRDYGYYILQVFIPSIMLVILSWFAFWLKPDGVTARVLIGLFTVLTMTTQSTGVRTALPKVSYIKAIDLWMMMCLLFVFFAMIESALVAFLSTVKSQSDSGNDIQLSELKDGKQEQQSDDSRQRLKIAKKIDFFSRILFPVLFLLFVIIYFAVY, encoded by the exons ATGGAGACCATCAATATTCTTCTCGTTGTCTTAGTAACAACTGCATTGTTTGGATGTTGTTTGAG tcaagctatttttgatgatttgatggAAAATTACGATAAGTTACAATCACCGCATAAAG ATAGGTCAACCAACGTTCAAATAGGAATCTATATCAACAGTTTCTATGCAATTAACGAACAAACAATG GACTATACATTGAATCTCTATTTGAGACGTTCTTGGGTTGATCCGAGACTGAAGTTCACACCTAGAGATGGGAAAGATATGATCAAGTTACCGCATTCGGCGTTAGAGAAAATCTGGACGCCGGATACATTTTTCCGGAATGAGAAATCTGGAAAATGGCACGACATAACGGTGCCTAATGTTTTACTGAGATTGTATTCCGATGGAAAGATTTGGTACGCTGTAAA GTTGACCGTTACGTTGAGTTGCGCAATGAGGCTTCAGAAATTCCCATTTGATACACAAACATGTCCGGTCCTTATTGAATCAT tCGGACACACAATGGACACCTATCAAATGGTTTGGATGGACAAACCTGTATCGAAAGATGAAAGTTTACAGTTCCCTCAATTCTCATTGGTTCGAATAGATCATCTTGACTGTAGCCAGAATTACACAACGG GGGCGTACCCGTGTCTACAAATTAACTTCCAACTGAGACGCGATTACGGTTACTATATTCTGCAAGTGTTCATTCCCAGTATAATGCTGGTGATACTATCCTGGTTCGCATTCTGGTTGAAACCTGACGGCGTGACGGCTCGAGTTTTAATCGGATTGTTCACAGTTTTAACGATGACTACTCAAAGTACCGGAGTTAGAACAGCTCTTCCTAAAGTCTCCTATATTAAAGCTATAGATCTGTGGATGATGATGTGTTTGTTGTTTGTGTTCTTTGCGATGATCGAAAGCGCACTTGTCGCCTTcctttcaactgtcaaatcgCAATCAGATTCTGGAAATGACATTCAGTTATCAGAG TTGAAGGACGGTAAACAGGAACAGCAGTCTGATGATAGCCGACAACGATTGAAAATCGCTAAAAAGATTGATTTCTTCAGTCGTATTCTGTTTCCTGTGTTGTTCTTATTGTTCGTCATCATCTACTTTGCCGTCTACTAA